A stretch of Faecalibacterium duncaniae DNA encodes these proteins:
- a CDS encoding helix-turn-helix domain-containing protein: MEFHEKLQELRKSRGLTQEELAEALFVSRTAISKWESGRGYPSIDSLKEISRYFSVSIDELLSGDQLVLIAEKENKSNLNGLCDLLFGFTDLLSLMLIFLPLYSKPVDGYIYSVSLIEYVDNEIWIRMTYWGLFIALTIIGIVNILMVNFKFEKGKKVITFLSVGLSIITVLYLAIAREPYAVTVAFLLLLIKGGLLYKRAMAGR, translated from the coding sequence GTGGAATTCCATGAAAAGCTTCAGGAATTAAGAAAGAGCCGAGGTTTGACACAAGAAGAACTAGCCGAGGCATTATTTGTTTCAAGAACTGCAATTTCAAAATGGGAATCCGGAAGAGGATATCCGAGCATAGATTCATTAAAGGAAATATCCAGATATTTCTCTGTGTCCATTGATGAGCTGTTATCCGGAGATCAGTTGGTTTTGATTGCTGAAAAAGAAAACAAGTCAAATCTCAATGGTCTATGTGACTTGTTATTTGGATTTACCGATTTGCTCTCTTTGATGCTTATTTTTCTTCCATTGTATTCCAAACCGGTTGATGGATATATCTATTCAGTAAGTCTTATTGAGTATGTAGATAATGAAATTTGGATTCGTATGACATACTGGGGTCTTTTTATCGCATTAACGATTATTGGAATTGTGAATATTTTAATGGTCAATTTCAAATTTGAAAAGGGAAAAAAGGTGATTACTTTTTTGTCTGTAGGGCTTAGTATTATTACTGTTTTGTATCTGGCGATTGCGAGAGAACCATATGCAGTAACAGTGGCTTTTCTGTTGTTACTTATAAAAGGAGGTCTACTTTATAAACGAGCTATGGCCGGTCGATAA
- a CDS encoding helix-turn-helix domain-containing protein, which translates to MITQDWCYNKRKVPAGAAAPVVWVERQENNMHISYKPLWHTLLERDMRKEDLRLAAGMTTNMIANMSKEGKHISMDTLARICETLNCEITDVIELVPDEPASTGGKEHERIETKNNGKRN; encoded by the coding sequence GTGATTACACAAGATTGGTGTTATAATAAGAGAAAAGTTCCTGCCGGGGCAGCCGCCCCGGTGGTATGGGTAGAAAGGCAGGAAAACAATATGCACATCAGCTATAAACCACTCTGGCACACACTGTTAGAGCGTGATATGAGAAAAGAAGATTTAAGGCTTGCCGCTGGTATGACAACGAATATGATTGCCAACATGAGCAAAGAGGGAAAGCACATCAGCATGGACACATTAGCCCGTATCTGTGAAACGCTGAATTGTGAGATTACCGATGTGATTGAGTTAGTACCAGACGAGCCTGCTTCCACAGGAGGTAAGGAACATGAGCGAATTGAAACCAAGAATAACGGAAAACGGAATTGA
- a CDS encoding DeoR family transcriptional regulator, whose product MNFEFMTIDTPLPPCMPFPKALTGFPVSSTAKVMYCRMLDAMLSKGQEDENGILFVCFPVTAIAAVLSRSSMTVKRSLNELETAGLIMRVRQGIGEPNRIYVLIPGKEDAALA is encoded by the coding sequence ATGAATTTTGAATTTATGACGATAGACACACCATTGCCACCCTGTATGCCATTTCCCAAAGCGTTGACAGGATTTCCAGTCAGCAGCACCGCAAAGGTCATGTACTGCCGGATGCTGGACGCTATGTTATCCAAAGGGCAGGAGGACGAGAACGGAATCCTCTTTGTCTGCTTCCCTGTCACAGCCATTGCCGCAGTCCTGTCCCGCAGCTCCATGACGGTCAAGCGTTCTCTGAATGAACTGGAAACTGCCGGACTTATCATGCGGGTGCGTCAGGGCATTGGAGAACCAAACCGGATTTATGTGCTGATACCGGGAAAGGAGGACGCTGCCCTTGCCTGA
- a CDS encoding DUF3847 domain-containing protein, with protein sequence MPDTSKLEKLNRELEKSEKKLRKAINDEKALQHQLKQLTRKERTHRLCTRGGMLESFLQEPERLTDDDVMLLLKLIFHRQDTQELLKKLLEREKAETP encoded by the coding sequence TTGCCTGATACCTCAAAGCTGGAAAAACTCAATCGGGAGTTGGAAAAAAGCGAAAAGAAACTGCGGAAAGCCATCAATGATGAAAAGGCATTGCAGCACCAGTTGAAACAGCTTACCCGAAAGGAACGGACGCACCGGCTCTGTACCCGTGGCGGTATGCTGGAAAGTTTTCTGCAAGAGCCGGAACGCCTGACAGATGATGATGTCATGCTGTTGTTGAAACTCATTTTTCACAGGCAGGACACGCAGGAACTATTGAAAAAACTGCTGGAACGGGAGAAGGCGGAAACCCCTTAG
- a CDS encoding phosphatase PAP2 family protein, which yields MMKKNGKQVLFLGGIFIIAFAIWTALIQMVDVQPLGQNATNIGFATFNCWFHRLTNVNMTIYTITDWMGLIPLVVCLIFAGIGLVQLIKRRSLFKVDPDIIILGVYYVIVILAYFIFEIIPINYRPILINGIMEASYPSSTTLLVLCVMPTLVEQIQRRMSCSTLKRIITILAIAFSAFMVIGRLISGVHWFTDIVGGVLLSAGLFTVYKAVVMLTIKK from the coding sequence ATGATGAAAAAGAATGGAAAACAAGTTTTATTTTTAGGAGGTATATTTATTATAGCGTTTGCAATATGGACAGCTTTGATCCAGATGGTAGACGTGCAGCCACTGGGGCAGAATGCAACGAATATTGGATTTGCAACATTCAATTGCTGGTTTCATCGTTTAACAAATGTTAATATGACAATTTATACGATTACCGATTGGATGGGTCTGATTCCTTTAGTTGTATGCCTGATTTTTGCAGGTATTGGACTGGTTCAGTTAATAAAGAGAAGAAGTCTCTTCAAAGTGGATCCCGATATCATTATCCTGGGAGTTTATTATGTTATAGTGATACTGGCATACTTCATTTTTGAGATCATCCCAATCAATTACAGACCAATTTTAATCAATGGAATTATGGAGGCTTCTTATCCTTCTTCAACGACTCTACTGGTATTGTGCGTGATGCCGACTTTGGTTGAACAGATCCAGCGAAGAATGTCATGTTCTACATTGAAAAGAATCATAACGATTCTAGCAATCGCTTTTTCTGCATTCATGGTTATCGGCAGATTGATTTCCGGAGTACATTGGTTTACGGATATTGTGGGTGGTGTATTGTTAAGTGCCGGATTATTTACTGTTTATAAGGCAGTAGTTATGCTAACAATAAAAAAGTGA
- a CDS encoding TnpV protein, which translates to MSELKPRITENGIDYILVGDYYIPDLKLSEERRPIGKYGRMHREYLREVHPARLNTLILTGELWTYLADLNEQAQERLDTIMEQMKAAEGVTEDLKRTRQMEWVQRCNNIHNRAEEIVLHEMIYS; encoded by the coding sequence ATGAGCGAATTGAAACCAAGAATAACGGAAAACGGAATTGATTATATCCTTGTCGGAGATTACTACATCCCGGACTTGAAACTGTCGGAAGAACGCCGCCCCATCGGAAAGTATGGACGGATGCACCGGGAATATTTAAGAGAAGTCCACCCAGCCAGATTGAACACATTGATACTGACCGGAGAATTGTGGACATATCTTGCAGACCTGAACGAACAGGCACAGGAACGGTTAGACACTATCATGGAGCAGATGAAAGCTGCCGAGGGCGTGACCGAGGACTTGAAGCGTACCCGTCAAATGGAATGGGTGCAGCGGTGCAATAATATCCACAACCGGGCAGAAGAAATTGTTTTGCATGAGATGATTTATTCATAA
- a CDS encoding helix-turn-helix domain-containing protein, with product MKGATSIQERLWELRKDKGLNLEELSKLTGISKSALGSYEKEDFKEINHGNLITLADFYGVSVDYLLCRTENRAEINTPLRELHLSDEMVALLKSGRINNRLLCELATHKDFIKFLADIEIYVDGIATMQIQNLNTLVDTVRHEIIERYRPGEDDPHLKVLQAAHISDDEYFSHMVLDDLNLIIRDIRETHKKDSESAPQTTVANELKENLEAVENFKGSRLEKLAVLYCKQLGINYKNLSDEEFRWLIRILKKSKKMSTPISQRKKR from the coding sequence ATGAAAGGAGCAACAAGCATACAGGAACGCCTTTGGGAACTCCGCAAGGACAAAGGCTTAAATCTGGAAGAACTATCAAAACTAACGGGTATTTCTAAATCAGCCCTTGGCAGTTATGAAAAAGAAGATTTTAAGGAAATCAATCATGGCAACCTTATCACGCTGGCAGACTTCTATGGGGTTTCCGTCGATTATCTGCTGTGCCGGACAGAGAACCGAGCGGAGATCAATACGCCATTAAGGGAGCTGCATTTGAGTGATGAGATGGTAGCACTTCTGAAAAGCGGTCGGATTAACAACCGTCTGCTCTGCGAACTTGCCACCCATAAGGACTTTATCAAGTTTCTTGCGGACATTGAGATTTATGTGGATGGGATTGCCACCATGCAGATTCAAAACCTCAACACCCTTGTCGATACTGTCCGACATGAAATCATAGAACGGTATCGCCCTGGCGAAGATGACCCACATTTGAAAGTGCTGCAAGCCGCCCATATCAGTGATGATGAATATTTCAGCCACATGGTTCTGGATGACCTAAACCTGATTATCCGGGATATTCGGGAAACCCATAAAAAGGATAGTGAGAGTGCGCCCCAGACCACTGTTGCCAATGAACTGAAAGAAAATCTGGAAGCGGTCGAAAATTTCAAGGGCAGCCGTTTGGAAAAACTGGCAGTGCTTTACTGCAAGCAGCTCGGTATCAACTATAAAAATCTGTCAGATGAAGAATTTCGCTGGCTTATTCGGATTCTCAAAAAGTCAAAGAAAATGAGCACGCCTATCAGCCAAAGGAAAAAACGGTAA